One genomic region from Parafrankia discariae encodes:
- a CDS encoding CaiB/BaiF CoA transferase family protein, with the protein MRPLEGIRVLEVAMYGFVPSAGGVLADWGAEVIKVEHAVTGDPQRGLKQTGNLKVGDGPNPNIEHANRGKRSLGLDMSKPEGKAVLEELIRRADVFLTSFLPRSRRSLGIDVEDVRALNPKIIYARGSALGPRGVESEKGGFDMTAFWARASCAASITPRSRDGMTPPPGPAYGDTISGTNLAGGIAAALFQRERTGEPSVVDVSLLGSGLWAMGQSIALSLLLDEPLVAPEPGSLASPNPLSSLYRTSDGRFLSLVMLQAGRYWPDVCRHIDRPDLIDDPRFASAELIAANAEEAVKLLKEAFAARTLAEWTERLATLSGPWAPVQDSLQVGGDAQIRANEYLLRAGDIELVSSPVQFDVAAPELGPAPEFAAQTEEILMELGLEWDRIIELKGAGAVT; encoded by the coding sequence ATGAGGCCGCTCGAGGGGATCCGGGTTCTCGAGGTCGCGATGTACGGCTTCGTGCCGTCCGCCGGCGGGGTGCTCGCGGACTGGGGCGCCGAGGTCATCAAGGTCGAGCACGCCGTCACCGGCGACCCGCAGCGCGGCCTGAAGCAGACCGGCAACCTCAAGGTCGGCGACGGCCCGAACCCGAACATCGAGCACGCGAACCGGGGCAAGCGCAGCCTCGGCCTCGACATGTCGAAGCCGGAGGGCAAGGCGGTCCTCGAGGAGCTGATCCGGCGCGCGGACGTGTTCCTGACCAGCTTCCTGCCCCGCTCGCGCCGCAGCCTCGGCATCGACGTCGAGGACGTCCGCGCGCTCAACCCGAAGATCATTTATGCCCGGGGCAGCGCGCTCGGCCCGCGCGGTGTGGAGTCGGAGAAGGGCGGCTTCGACATGACCGCCTTCTGGGCGCGCGCCTCCTGCGCGGCCAGCATCACCCCGCGTAGCCGAGACGGCATGACCCCGCCGCCGGGGCCGGCCTACGGCGACACGATCTCGGGCACGAACCTCGCCGGCGGGATCGCGGCGGCGCTGTTCCAGCGGGAGCGCACCGGCGAGCCGTCCGTCGTCGACGTCTCGCTGCTGGGCAGCGGGCTGTGGGCGATGGGGCAGTCGATCGCCCTGTCGCTCCTGCTCGACGAGCCGCTGGTGGCCCCCGAGCCCGGCTCGCTCGCCTCACCCAACCCGCTGTCGTCGCTGTACCGGACCTCCGACGGCCGGTTCCTCTCACTGGTCATGCTGCAGGCCGGCCGGTACTGGCCGGACGTCTGCCGTCACATCGACCGGCCGGACCTGATCGACGACCCGCGGTTCGCCTCCGCGGAGCTGATCGCGGCCAACGCCGAGGAGGCGGTGAAGCTGCTGAAGGAGGCGTTCGCCGCCCGCACCCTGGCGGAGTGGACCGAGCGGCTGGCCACGCTGTCCGGGCCGTGGGCCCCGGTCCAGGACTCGCTGCAGGTCGGTGGCGACGCCCAGATCCGGGCGAACGAGTACCTGCTGCGGGCCGGGGACATCGAGCTCGTCTCCAGCCCGGTGCAGTTCGACGTGGCCGCCCCCGAGCTGGGGCCCGCCCCCGAGTTCGCCGCCCAGACCGAGGAGATCCTCATGGAGCTGGGTCTGGAGTGGGACCGCATCATCGAGCTCAAGGGCGCCGGCGCGGTCACCTGA
- a CDS encoding enoyl-CoA hydratase/isomerase family protein: MIDLELDDGLAVITIDRPEARNAISLATMGELEKALDAAAGAGALVIRGAGDRAFVSGGDLKELAALRTEDEATGMALRMRAICDRIADFPAPVVAALNGHALGGGAEVAVAADIRVAADDIKIGFTQSTLAIMPAWGGAERLADLVGRGRALLLAGTGVTLGAAEAERLGLLDRVLPRAEFDAGWRALARSLATPPARAIKYVTGGGVDAEESARTFARLWVADEHWAAVERATKRTR, from the coding sequence GTGATTGATCTTGAGCTGGATGATGGGCTCGCCGTCATCACCATCGACCGGCCGGAGGCACGCAACGCCATCTCGCTGGCGACCATGGGCGAGCTGGAGAAGGCGCTGGACGCCGCCGCGGGCGCGGGCGCGCTCGTCATCCGGGGCGCCGGCGACCGGGCGTTCGTCTCCGGCGGCGACCTCAAGGAGCTCGCCGCGCTGCGCACCGAGGACGAGGCCACCGGCATGGCACTGCGGATGCGGGCGATCTGCGACCGCATCGCGGACTTCCCCGCCCCGGTCGTGGCCGCGCTCAACGGACACGCGCTGGGTGGCGGCGCCGAGGTCGCGGTGGCCGCGGACATCCGCGTCGCCGCCGACGACATCAAGATCGGTTTCACCCAGTCGACGCTGGCGATCATGCCGGCGTGGGGCGGCGCCGAGCGCCTGGCGGACCTGGTCGGACGGGGCCGGGCACTGCTGCTCGCCGGCACCGGCGTCACCCTGGGCGCGGCCGAGGCCGAGCGGCTCGGCCTGCTCGACCGGGTCCTGCCCCGCGCCGAGTTCGACGCGGGCTGGCGGGCGCTGGCCAGGTCGCTGGCCACTCCCCCGGCACGGGCGATCAAGTACGTCACGGGCGGCGGGGTCGACGCCGAGGAGTCGGCCCGCACCTTCGCCCGGCTGTGGGTGGCCGACGAGCACTGGGCGGCCGTCGAGCGGGCCACGAAGCGCACCCGCTGA
- a CDS encoding AMP-binding protein gives MRTIPPELVKRYEDEGWWTSETLGGLLSAGLGASPDAQFRVHSAVRPWSGTFRDVERVARRLAAGLRARGVGPGDVVVFQLPNWMEAAAVFWASSFLGAVVVPVVHFYGRKELSYILERTSPKVFVTAEGFGRMEYQPDLSRDVPVVGVVGRDFDELLAETPLPGVIATDPAAPAVIAFTSGTTRDPKGVIHTHQTLGFETRQLAGLYPADRGRQLTAAPVGHFIGMLNAFLIPVLDGRPINLADVWDPARALELMVSDGLTVGGGATYFVTSLLDHPSFTPERHLPAMRYAGLGGSSVPAAVTTRLDELGITVFRSYGSTEHPSITGSRHTAPADKRLFTDGDPLPGVEIRLDVDGEILSRGPDLCLGYLDEALTEQVFDADGWYRTGDVGVLDADGYLTIVDRKADFIIRGGENISALEVEEVLLTMPGVAEVAVVAAPDARLGEHAAAILRLQPGGELPTLEEVRAHFARAGLARQKWPEELRAIEDFPRTPSGKIQKAVLRRELRAVPDRDRPGDRQRDPAAHIAAGQVRE, from the coding sequence ATGCGCACGATCCCACCTGAGCTGGTCAAACGGTACGAGGATGAGGGGTGGTGGACGTCCGAGACGCTGGGCGGCCTGCTCTCCGCCGGCCTCGGCGCGAGCCCCGACGCGCAGTTCCGCGTCCACTCCGCGGTCCGGCCGTGGTCCGGAACGTTCCGTGATGTCGAGCGGGTCGCCCGCCGGCTCGCCGCCGGCCTGCGGGCGCGCGGCGTCGGGCCCGGCGACGTCGTCGTCTTCCAGCTGCCGAACTGGATGGAGGCGGCCGCCGTCTTCTGGGCGTCGTCCTTCCTCGGGGCGGTCGTGGTCCCCGTCGTGCACTTCTACGGGCGCAAAGAGCTGAGCTACATCCTGGAGCGGACCTCACCCAAGGTCTTCGTCACCGCCGAGGGCTTCGGGCGGATGGAGTACCAGCCCGACCTGAGCCGGGACGTCCCCGTCGTCGGCGTGGTCGGCCGTGACTTCGACGAGCTGCTCGCCGAAACCCCGCTGCCCGGCGTGATCGCCACCGACCCGGCCGCCCCGGCGGTGATCGCGTTCACCTCGGGCACCACCCGTGACCCCAAGGGCGTCATCCACACCCACCAGACCCTCGGCTTCGAGACGCGCCAGCTCGCCGGCCTCTACCCGGCGGACCGCGGCCGCCAGCTCACCGCCGCGCCGGTCGGTCACTTCATCGGCATGCTGAACGCGTTCCTGATCCCGGTACTGGACGGCCGGCCGATCAACCTGGCCGATGTCTGGGACCCGGCCCGGGCCCTGGAACTGATGGTGAGCGACGGGCTGACCGTCGGCGGTGGCGCCACCTACTTCGTGACCAGCCTGCTGGACCACCCGAGCTTCACCCCCGAGCGGCACCTGCCGGCGATGAGGTACGCCGGGCTGGGCGGGTCGTCCGTCCCGGCGGCGGTCACCACCCGGCTCGACGAGCTCGGCATCACCGTCTTCCGCTCCTACGGCAGCACCGAGCACCCCTCGATCACCGGCTCGCGCCACACCGCGCCGGCGGACAAGCGCCTGTTCACCGACGGCGACCCGCTGCCCGGGGTGGAGATCCGCCTCGACGTCGACGGCGAGATCCTCAGTCGCGGCCCGGACCTCTGCCTCGGCTACCTCGACGAGGCCCTGACCGAGCAGGTCTTCGACGCCGACGGCTGGTACCGCACGGGCGACGTCGGTGTCCTCGACGCCGACGGCTACCTGACGATCGTCGACCGCAAGGCGGACTTCATCATCCGCGGCGGGGAGAACATCAGCGCGCTCGAGGTCGAGGAGGTGCTGCTCACCATGCCCGGGGTCGCCGAGGTCGCGGTGGTCGCGGCGCCCGACGCCAGGCTCGGTGAGCACGCCGCCGCGATCCTGCGGCTGCAGCCCGGTGGCGAGCTGCCCACCCTGGAGGAGGTGCGCGCGCACTTCGCGCGGGCCGGTCTGGCCCGGCAGAAGTGGCCGGAGGAGCTTCGCGCGATCGAGGACTTCCCGCGGACCCCCAGCGGTAAGATCCAGAAGGCTGTTCTCCGTCGGGAGCTACGCGCCGTTCCCGACCGCGACCGGCCGGGTGACCGGCAGCGGGACCCGGCCGCACACATTGCGGCCGGGCAGGTAAGAGAATAA
- a CDS encoding amidohydrolase family protein — protein sequence MSTRVPPYPIFDADNHLYETQDAFTKYLPEEFKGAIRYVEVDGRTKIAVRGHISEYIPNPTFEVVARPGAQEDYFRIGNPEGKSYREIIGKPMRSIPAFREPKARLELMDEQGIERTLMFPTLASLLEERMSDDPELTHIVIHALNEWLYETWQFNYENRIFTTPVITLPIVEKAIEELEWVVERGAKAILIRPAPVPGFSGSRSFGLPEFDPFWEKVVEHDLLVTLHSSDSGYSRYTDDWESNKREFLPFQPDVFRMIGQWRPIEDSVAALICHGALSRFPTLKIAVVENGASWVGPLIKTLKDVYKKYPQQFAEEPVSVLRRNVHISPFWEENMSDLAELLGVERVLFGSDFPHPEGLGDPASFVDELKNLTDEEKALIMGGNLARLISG from the coding sequence ATGTCTACGCGAGTGCCGCCGTACCCGATCTTCGACGCGGACAACCACCTGTACGAGACCCAGGACGCATTCACCAAGTACCTGCCCGAGGAGTTCAAGGGCGCGATCCGGTACGTCGAGGTGGACGGCCGGACCAAGATCGCTGTCCGGGGTCACATCAGCGAGTACATCCCCAATCCGACCTTCGAGGTCGTCGCCCGGCCGGGCGCGCAGGAGGACTACTTCCGGATCGGCAACCCGGAGGGCAAGTCCTACCGGGAGATCATCGGCAAGCCGATGCGCTCGATCCCGGCCTTCCGCGAGCCGAAGGCCCGCCTCGAGCTCATGGACGAGCAGGGCATCGAGCGGACGCTGATGTTCCCGACGCTGGCGAGCCTGCTCGAGGAACGCATGAGCGACGACCCGGAGCTGACCCACATCGTCATCCACGCGCTCAACGAGTGGCTGTACGAGACCTGGCAGTTCAACTACGAGAACCGGATCTTCACCACCCCGGTGATCACGCTGCCGATCGTCGAGAAGGCGATCGAGGAGCTGGAGTGGGTCGTCGAGCGCGGGGCGAAGGCGATCCTGATCCGTCCGGCGCCGGTTCCCGGGTTCAGCGGTTCGCGGTCGTTCGGCCTGCCGGAGTTCGACCCCTTCTGGGAGAAGGTCGTCGAGCACGACCTGCTGGTCACGCTGCACTCCTCGGACAGCGGCTACAGCCGGTACACCGACGACTGGGAGAGCAACAAGCGGGAGTTCCTGCCGTTCCAGCCGGACGTCTTCCGGATGATCGGCCAGTGGCGCCCGATCGAGGACTCGGTGGCCGCGCTGATCTGCCACGGCGCGCTGTCCCGGTTCCCCACCCTGAAGATCGCCGTGGTCGAGAACGGCGCCTCCTGGGTCGGCCCGCTGATCAAGACCCTGAAGGACGTCTACAAGAAGTACCCGCAGCAGTTCGCCGAGGAGCCGGTGTCGGTGCTGCGGCGCAACGTGCACATCAGCCCGTTCTGGGAAGAGAACATGTCCGACCTCGCCGAGCTGCTCGGCGTCGAGCGGGTGCTGTTCGGCTCGGACTTCCCGCACCCCGAGGGCCTCGGTGACCCAGCGAGCTTCGTCGACGAGCTGAAGAACCTCACCGACGAGGAGAAGGCCCTGATCATGGGCGGAAACCTGGCCCGGCTGATCTCGGGATGA
- a CDS encoding FadD3 family acyl-CoA ligase, whose translation MKWETIPEMVLSTADRFDDAEAVVDGALRLTYTELVDRIRAAAGSFAAAGVGKGDRVAIWAPNSAEWIIAAFGLLTAGGVLVPVNTRYRAEEADDILRRSGAKMVLVQEGFLGQVYAGTTCVPAVDVRSGFLSSGTPLDRPVGQDGDETADILFTSGTTGRPKGVMMNHRQTLRLYEEWCDLADLREGDRYLCVNPFFHNFGYKAGLVAALIRGATIVPMAVFEIDRLIELVERERITMLPGPPTLYHSLLAVPDKSALASLRCAVTGSADIPVELIRRMRDELPFRSIMTGYGLTEAGTATASRPGDSFEDIATTVGTACDGVEVAVAGDGEVLVRGYTVMQGYLDDPAATAEAIDPDGWLHTGDLGTLDERGHLRIVGRKKDMFIVGGFNAYPAEIEGFLLEHPAVAQAAVIGVPDERMGEVGKAFVVRRAPVTADDLITWSKGRMAGFKVPRTVEFLESLPLNASGKVMKDDLR comes from the coding sequence ATGAAATGGGAAACCATCCCGGAGATGGTGCTGAGCACGGCCGACCGCTTCGACGACGCCGAGGCGGTCGTCGACGGTGCGCTGCGCCTCACCTACACCGAGCTGGTCGACCGCATCCGCGCCGCCGCGGGCTCGTTCGCGGCGGCGGGGGTGGGCAAGGGTGACCGGGTGGCGATCTGGGCACCGAACTCCGCCGAGTGGATCATCGCGGCCTTCGGGCTGCTGACCGCCGGCGGAGTTCTGGTCCCGGTCAACACCCGGTACAGGGCCGAGGAGGCCGACGACATCCTGCGCCGCAGCGGAGCGAAGATGGTCCTGGTCCAGGAGGGCTTCCTCGGGCAGGTCTACGCCGGCACCACCTGCGTCCCCGCCGTCGACGTCAGGTCGGGCTTCCTGTCGAGCGGCACGCCGCTCGACAGGCCGGTGGGCCAGGACGGCGACGAGACCGCCGACATCCTGTTCACCTCGGGCACGACCGGGCGTCCCAAGGGCGTCATGATGAACCACCGGCAGACGCTGCGGCTGTACGAGGAGTGGTGCGACCTCGCCGACCTGCGCGAGGGCGACCGCTACCTCTGCGTCAACCCGTTCTTCCACAACTTCGGGTACAAGGCGGGCCTGGTCGCCGCGCTCATCCGCGGGGCGACCATCGTGCCGATGGCGGTCTTCGAGATCGACCGGCTGATCGAGCTGGTCGAGCGCGAGCGGATCACCATGCTGCCCGGTCCGCCGACGCTCTACCACTCGCTGCTCGCGGTGCCGGACAAGTCGGCGCTGGCCTCGCTGCGGTGCGCCGTCACCGGGTCCGCCGACATCCCCGTCGAGCTGATCCGGCGGATGCGCGACGAGCTGCCGTTCCGGTCGATCATGACCGGCTACGGCCTCACCGAGGCGGGGACGGCGACCGCTTCGCGCCCGGGCGACTCGTTCGAGGACATCGCGACCACGGTCGGCACCGCCTGCGACGGGGTCGAGGTGGCCGTCGCCGGCGACGGCGAGGTGCTCGTGCGCGGGTACACGGTGATGCAGGGCTACCTCGACGACCCGGCCGCCACCGCCGAGGCGATCGACCCCGACGGCTGGCTGCACACCGGTGACCTCGGCACGCTCGACGAGCGGGGGCACCTGCGGATCGTCGGCCGCAAGAAGGACATGTTCATCGTCGGGGGCTTCAACGCCTACCCGGCCGAGATCGAGGGGTTCCTGCTCGAGCACCCCGCGGTCGCGCAGGCGGCCGTCATCGGCGTTCCGGACGAGCGGATGGGCGAGGTCGGCAAGGCCTTCGTCGTCCGGCGCGCCCCGGTCACCGCGGACGATCTGATCACCTGGAGCAAAGGCCGGATGGCGGGGTTCAAGGTGCCCAGGACGGTCGAGTTCCTCGAGAGCCTCCCGCTGAACGCCTCGGGCAAGGTGATGAAGGACGACCTGCGGTGA
- a CDS encoding methylmalonyl-CoA mutase family protein: protein MSDSAQTNSGLPVEPVYGPADRGTEPPAPGRFPFTRGNYASGYRGRTWTFRQYSGFGTAEESNNRYRYLLEQGGTGLSVALDLPTQCGYDSDDPEVTEEVGRVGVAVDTLADAEVLFDGIPLDKISTSFTINGTAAILLAFYVAAAERSGVPRAKLTGTIQNDILKEYASRGTWIWPPEPSLRLIADTIEFCAEEVPRFNAISVAGAHFRDAGANAVQEMAFTLADGVTYCDTVIERGRLSIEKFAPQVSFFFYTHGDFFEEIAKYRAGRRRWATIVRERYGATADKASMFRFGCVAGGASLYAPQAQNNIVRVAYEAMASVLGGVQSMFTAAWDEPFALPSEESATLALRTQQILAYETGVTRTADPLGGSYFVEALTDATEARIVEIMDDLEQHGGMVRAIEDGYLQGMIADEAYQLHQDIESGKVPIVGVNRFVSDEPAPDLATYELDAEGRERQLKRLAKVKGERDAAAVRASLDALARAAEGNGNLMHDLIDCANAYCTVGEMVTTLKNVWGEFQQPVVF, encoded by the coding sequence ATGAGCGATTCTGCCCAGACCAACTCCGGCCTGCCGGTGGAGCCGGTGTACGGGCCGGCGGACCGCGGTACCGAACCGCCCGCGCCGGGCCGGTTCCCGTTCACCCGGGGCAACTACGCCTCCGGGTACCGCGGGCGTACGTGGACGTTCCGCCAGTACTCCGGCTTCGGCACCGCCGAGGAGTCCAACAACCGCTACCGCTACCTGCTCGAACAGGGCGGGACGGGCCTGTCGGTGGCCCTCGACCTGCCGACCCAGTGCGGGTACGACTCCGATGACCCCGAGGTGACCGAGGAGGTCGGCCGGGTCGGTGTCGCCGTCGACACGCTCGCCGACGCCGAGGTGCTCTTCGACGGCATCCCGCTGGACAAGATCAGCACCAGCTTCACGATCAACGGCACCGCCGCGATCCTGCTGGCCTTCTACGTGGCGGCCGCGGAGCGCTCCGGCGTGCCCCGGGCCAAGCTGACCGGGACGATCCAGAACGACATCCTCAAGGAGTACGCCTCCCGCGGGACGTGGATCTGGCCCCCGGAGCCGTCGCTGCGCCTGATCGCCGACACCATCGAGTTCTGCGCCGAGGAGGTCCCGCGCTTCAACGCGATCTCCGTGGCCGGCGCGCACTTCCGGGACGCCGGCGCGAACGCGGTGCAGGAGATGGCGTTCACCCTCGCCGACGGCGTCACCTACTGCGACACCGTCATCGAGCGCGGGCGGCTGTCGATCGAGAAGTTCGCCCCGCAGGTGTCCTTCTTCTTCTACACCCACGGTGACTTCTTCGAGGAGATCGCCAAGTACCGGGCGGGCCGGCGGCGGTGGGCGACCATCGTCCGGGAGCGCTACGGCGCGACCGCCGACAAGGCGTCGATGTTCCGCTTCGGCTGCGTGGCCGGCGGGGCGTCGTTGTACGCGCCGCAGGCGCAGAACAACATCGTCCGGGTCGCCTACGAGGCGATGGCCTCGGTGCTCGGCGGCGTGCAGTCGATGTTCACCGCCGCCTGGGACGAGCCGTTCGCGCTGCCCAGCGAGGAGTCGGCGACGCTCGCGCTGCGCACCCAGCAGATCCTCGCCTACGAGACGGGTGTGACCCGCACCGCCGACCCGCTGGGCGGCTCGTACTTCGTCGAGGCGCTCACCGACGCCACCGAGGCCCGCATCGTCGAGATCATGGACGACCTCGAGCAGCACGGCGGCATGGTCCGCGCGATCGAGGACGGCTACCTCCAGGGCATGATCGCCGACGAGGCGTACCAGCTGCACCAGGACATCGAGAGCGGAAAGGTACCGATCGTCGGTGTGAACCGGTTCGTCTCCGACGAGCCGGCGCCCGACCTGGCCACCTACGAACTGGACGCCGAAGGCCGGGAACGACAGCTCAAGCGGCTGGCCAAGGTCAAGGGCGAGCGCGACGCCGCGGCCGTCCGGGCCAGCCTCGACGCGCTGGCCCGCGCCGCGGAGGGGAACGGGAACCTGATGCACGACCTGATCGACTGCGCCAACGCCTACTGCACGGTGGGCGAGATGGTCACCACCCTCAAGAACGTCTGGGGCGAGTTCCAGCAGCCGGTGGTGTTCTGA
- a CDS encoding cobalamin-dependent protein (Presence of a B(12) (cobalamin)-binding domain implies dependence on cobalamin itself, in one of its several forms, or in some unusual lineages, dependence on a cobalamin-like analog.), which yields MPARVLVAKPGLDGHDRGAKIVARALRDAGFEVVFTGIRQRVEDIVTIALQEDVAVVGLSILSGAHIALTTRTIEALRAADAADIAVVVGGTIPPADVPKLLEAGAAGVFPTGTPLEQLVTEVRALTSTPTPS from the coding sequence ATGCCGGCGCGGGTACTGGTCGCCAAGCCCGGCCTGGACGGGCACGACCGCGGGGCCAAGATCGTCGCGCGGGCGCTGCGTGACGCCGGCTTCGAGGTCGTGTTCACCGGCATCCGGCAGCGCGTCGAGGACATCGTGACCATCGCGCTGCAGGAGGACGTCGCGGTCGTCGGGCTGAGCATCCTCTCCGGCGCGCACATCGCGCTGACCACGCGCACGATCGAGGCGCTGCGGGCGGCGGACGCCGCCGACATCGCCGTCGTCGTCGGCGGCACCATCCCGCCGGCGGACGTCCCCAAGCTGCTCGAGGCGGGCGCCGCCGGGGTGTTCCCGACCGGCACCCCGCTCGAGCAGCTGGTCACCGAGGTCCGCGCGCTGACCTCGACACCCACCCCGTCCTGA
- a CDS encoding LLM class F420-dependent oxidoreductase has translation MRVGVMIGPERGDSARKVGRMIDDVLWAESAGMDTAWIPQVPSDFDALIAVSLMGARTERIELGTAVVPLQAQHPVALARQTLSAQAATNGRLALGVGPSHHWIVRDMLGLPYDKPAAFTRDYLEVLNVALHGPGPVDVENDTFRVHNPLEIGPIAPLPVFVAALGPVMLRIAGEHADGTVLWLADERAVADHVAPRITKAAQEAGRPAPRIVAGIPVCLCAPADVDKARERANRILGEAEVSPNYQRLLDQGDATSVGDLCAAGDETAILARFRQFADAGVTDLSVRLLPIGDNRDELVASKRRTREVIAALAAEVR, from the coding sequence GTGCGGGTCGGCGTGATGATCGGACCGGAGCGGGGTGACTCCGCGCGCAAGGTCGGGCGGATGATCGACGACGTGTTGTGGGCCGAGAGCGCGGGGATGGACACCGCCTGGATCCCCCAGGTGCCCTCGGACTTCGACGCCCTGATCGCCGTCTCGCTGATGGGCGCGCGCACGGAGCGCATCGAGCTGGGCACGGCGGTCGTCCCGCTGCAGGCCCAGCACCCGGTGGCGCTGGCGCGCCAGACGCTGTCCGCGCAGGCGGCTACCAACGGGCGGCTGGCGCTGGGTGTCGGGCCGTCGCACCACTGGATCGTGCGGGACATGCTCGGCCTGCCCTACGACAAGCCGGCGGCGTTCACCCGCGACTACCTCGAGGTCCTCAACGTCGCGCTGCACGGGCCCGGCCCGGTGGACGTCGAGAACGACACCTTCCGGGTGCACAACCCGCTCGAGATCGGCCCGATCGCCCCGCTGCCCGTGTTCGTGGCCGCGCTCGGCCCGGTGATGCTGCGCATCGCCGGCGAGCACGCCGACGGGACGGTGCTGTGGCTGGCCGACGAGCGCGCGGTCGCCGACCACGTGGCGCCGCGGATCACCAAGGCCGCCCAGGAGGCGGGCCGCCCGGCGCCGCGGATCGTGGCGGGCATCCCGGTCTGCCTGTGCGCGCCGGCCGACGTCGACAAGGCCCGGGAGCGGGCGAACCGCATCCTCGGCGAGGCCGAGGTCTCCCCGAACTACCAGCGGCTGCTCGACCAGGGCGACGCCACGAGCGTCGGCGACCTGTGCGCGGCCGGCGACGAGACGGCGATCCTGGCCCGGTTCCGGCAGTTCGCCGACGCGGGCGTCACCGACCTGTCGGTGCGGCTGCTGCCCATCGGCGACAACCGGGACGAGCTGGTCGCCTCCAAGCGCCGCACCCGGGAAGTGATCGCCGCCCTCGCGGCGGAAGTGAGATGA
- a CDS encoding CaiB/BaiF CoA transferase family protein yields MSVGPLDGIRILEVGHILAGPYATMVLADLGAEVTKLEPPGGDLSRQVSDAYFASINRGKRSIRLDLTSEDGRARLGELAADAHALLVNLKPSAIRRFGLTYEDLRKYNEKLVCVALTGFGLSAGDDPAFDYVIQAATGIAALTGDPDGPPTLPGYSSADNSAGLTAAVALLAQIVSGRGGQLEVSLRDVMLSQLNYRAAAYLNDGVEPRRLPFGAHSYYVPAQLFPTGEGYLALFVTHDGFWRSFATEAGVSGFATMAERAARREEVLAVVTDALARDTAENWETRLRRLGVPAAKVRTLPEALAATPEVVVTAGDFRLVGSPIHVAGHEPVYGPPPRLGEHGGRPDHS; encoded by the coding sequence ATGAGCGTCGGACCGCTCGACGGCATCCGCATCCTCGAGGTCGGCCACATCCTCGCCGGCCCGTACGCGACGATGGTGCTCGCCGACCTCGGCGCGGAGGTCACCAAGCTCGAACCGCCGGGAGGTGACCTCTCCCGGCAGGTGAGCGACGCCTACTTCGCCAGCATCAACCGCGGCAAGCGCAGCATCCGCCTCGACCTGACCAGCGAGGACGGCCGGGCCCGGCTCGGCGAGCTCGCCGCCGACGCGCACGCGCTGCTGGTCAACCTCAAGCCGTCGGCGATCCGCCGGTTCGGCCTGACCTACGAGGACCTGCGCAAGTACAACGAGAAGCTCGTCTGCGTCGCGCTGACCGGCTTCGGCCTGTCAGCGGGTGACGACCCGGCGTTCGACTACGTGATCCAGGCCGCCACCGGCATCGCGGCGCTCACCGGCGACCCGGACGGCCCGCCGACCCTGCCCGGCTACTCCTCGGCGGACAACTCCGCCGGTCTCACCGCCGCGGTCGCGCTGCTGGCCCAGATCGTCTCCGGCCGCGGCGGCCAGCTCGAGGTCTCGCTGCGCGACGTGATGCTCTCCCAGCTCAACTACCGCGCGGCCGCCTACCTCAACGACGGGGTCGAGCCGCGCCGGCTGCCCTTCGGCGCGCACTCCTACTACGTCCCGGCCCAGCTCTTCCCGACGGGGGAGGGCTACCTCGCGCTGTTCGTCACCCACGACGGCTTCTGGCGCTCGTTCGCCACCGAGGCCGGGGTGAGCGGCTTCGCGACGATGGCCGAGCGGGCGGCCCGCCGCGAGGAGGTCCTCGCGGTGGTCACCGACGCCCTGGCCCGCGACACCGCCGAGAACTGGGAGACTCGGCTGCGGCGCCTCGGCGTGCCCGCGGCGAAGGTGCGCACGCTGCCCGAGGCGCTGGCGGCCACCCCCGAGGTCGTGGTGACCGCCGGCGACTTCCGGCTCGTCGGCAGCCCGATCCATGTAGCGGGCCATGAGCCCGTCTACGGGCCGCCGCCTCGCCTGGGCGAGCACGGCGGCCGGCCCGATCACTCGTAG